The Ananas comosus cultivar F153 linkage group 6, ASM154086v1, whole genome shotgun sequence genome segment TGCCTCACCCTCGCCCATCTCTCCGCCCATACCCACCACGATCTTCTCTTTACAATCGTCGAAATAGAGGGACGGCGAGGGTGCTGGAGGGGCAGGGAAGCAAGTGAAGAAAACGAAGTTGGAGCTAGGGTCGAGAGAGGCGGGGGTAAGGGTGCAAGATGAGCAGGATTACAAAAGAGACGAAAAAGATTAcgataatttgatcattttgttgTACCATACCCcattgtgaatattttttattttttaaaaggcaAAGTATACGTTTTAAATAATATGAGAGGAAAGTGAAAGAACGAATATcgacagaaaaattttctataattagcCTTTATTAAATCCATGCTAGATCTAGAGAGAGTTGAGCCTCGGCACAAATATCTGTACTTATGATTTTTAGTCATCGAATTGTCTCGATATTCGTATAGtgctagtaaaaaaaaaattaataaaacatgTTGTTATTTTATCGTACAAAAACTAAACTTTCTAGTTATtaataaacttaaaaataattagtcTTAATAATTCCCTGAAACCGGATTTGGTGGTTCCCTCCGAAAAACCGGAAAGCGCGTGAGCTTTTGTTGGCCGCAaccagcttttttttttaaaaaaaaaatgaatacaatattaaaaaaagaaaaaaaaaacttcttattaaaaaaataaactgttGTGAGTAGTTGGGTTACATACTTAAACGTTAGGGAAAGTTCGTGCCCTTTTACTCCCTATCAATAAATTTTGTCACGTTGCAGTCACGactactactattattattattttattattaacattaaaataaaaaaaaagcaaaggaaaagaaattattacattacacttttaatttttaaaatcttaatttaccaaaacttttgaattattacaatcaggactcacaatctaatttagttaagtaaaaattaatatattattaatgtgaAAGTAATATTACAGTGTTACGATTGATGATGTGATAGTAATTGCAATGTTATGTCATTTTACATCAACgatatgtttatatttattcaacaaaattgaattATGAGATTTGATTGTAATAGTTTATAATGTTTGAATTAGAagttacaataaattaaaggtttgtaaattaaaatattaatatattattgatgTGAAAGTAATGTTGTAATACTATGATTAATAATATGGTGATAATTAAAATGTCATATCACTTTACATCGGCAGTACATTCATAGTTatcaattaaattgaattgtGAGTTTTAACGACAATAATTTATAAACTTTGAACCAAAAGTTACAGTAAGCTAAAAATTTATGGactaaaaaaatagtatatcgttaatattaaaataatattataatattgcgATTACTTATACGACGATAAGTAGAATACCGCATCATTATATATCAGCGATACACCCATAATTattcaaataaattagattgtaaaatttaattgcaattgttttaaaattaaaagtttgcaTACTAAAATATCATGCGCCTAATagtaatttaacaaaataaagaaaaaataaaaagagactTAAGCTACAAACTAATTTATTTGTCTTTAAAGATATAAGCTTGTGCAGCAACATCTCCAAAATAGAATTTGTGATGGATTTTTACCAAgttccaattttaaatttgggaCAATTATTAATTTACTGAATCGATTTATACAGtcttaaactttaattagtaCTTCTCTCTGTAATttagcatatttatatttttatcatcttataatttagaaaatttatgttttattatttcaaattttaacctttttttaatcataaaaaTACATAGTAAAATTGTCTCATATTTTAAATGTCCTTCTTACTTTGTCTCTCTGCTTCATCACCGATTCTAGTTACACATCGAATAATaccatattaattaatatattaatataaataagttaaattaagATAATTTCTATGCAGGGCTTTGTAAATTCATAGAATGTTTTATACGCATATTATCGGGTCACAATCAGTTCGGTTGCTTCAATATCCGATATGCACATAGGATTAGCGGGTCGTAATCGGATTGAAactaacaaatatttttaaagcctaattttaaaattattaacttaGGATCCTAATATTTAGTAATGTGTCTTTTCATAATATTGTAGTTACGTACTCTTCAAAAAGTTTGGTCATCATTGGTTAAATTGAAGGAACTAATTTAGTTAAAGAATTTGCAAATTATTGTCTAAAGaacataataatattattctctcAAACAAGTCTAAGTTAACAAtgaattaattgtatattttttctgtATTCTTATTTAAAATCTATTATTAGATCCCATATATCAACACTTtgtaaagaagaataaaaatatttcttcttttttaagaCTGTTTCTTGCCTAAAAGTCAAAGTCAAATAGTTGGTAAATTAAGAATTTACAAAACTAGAAAGGATAATATAGTCAAATAATTggtaaattaaatattaacaaaattaGAAAGGATAAGATTAAGCTTTTGGTACAAAAGCAATAGTTTAGTTCTATGCCACAAAGTATTAGAGGAGCATCATTACCCGGTCCAAAGAGGCCTCAGGCTAATCCATGGACCCGTGCCACAGCCTACATCTTTGGAAAAAGCTATGAACTCGCAAATTCACGGGGAAAAAATTTAAAGCGACTGACCGTCCCCAGTGCAAGTGGCAGAGGGTTTGgtagttgatatccgagacccaatttcgaattctaattgattcatatttccagctaagtttatttctaaatgaaataaacgaaacagatagcatgTTAGCtatctctcaaataaaaaaaaaaaagtttaaagagAATAGTTTCCCCccaaataaaaagtttttacaaaattttagaaaactcAAAACCGAAAAGAGATACCGTTCTTCGTCTTTTTCAATCTGATAAGTTTTATGCGCTAAGATACAGATATTCTAAcactttttaatattataatttacatGCTAAATCGCTTAGTGTTGAGGTGTAGCTTATGTGCTCGTGAAAATTTGGACCTCAAGTTTGAAGCTCcaataataaatatagaatttttttaattgtttttttacaattattgataccaataaatattttgaaagaaaagaaaattaaaatttagaatttatttttcttaattaattattaattaatacatgAAATTTGAGCTCATCAGTTAAAATTGCAAGTACTTGCAAATTGCACCCCAAATTAAAAGCCCAATACTAACCACCATCTTTATTCTTTGGAGTGAAAATTGGAAAAATTATccacaattaataaaaaattaaatatttagtaATTCGGTTTAGagctttttaatttcttaattagaTTCCAAAGTCAACATGGACTACGCGggagacgaagagagagagagagagagagagagagagaaatagagagagaaagaagagagagagagaggagatgggaagaagactctttctctctcctccctctctctctctctcttgtgtcTCTCTCtacgcttcttcttcttcttcttcttcttcatctcctctCAAGCAACAAAGTCATAAATGCCAACGAAGTTAGGGTTTTCCTGTATCCtgagaaaagtaaaaaacatCCCGACTTTTCTCCTCCCCGCGATCGATTTTCCGTGCACTCCTACGAAAGCCACCGATTAAACCTCCATTTCGATCGATTTCTCAGCTAGTTACTCCGTTTCCACGATCAAATTTGAGCTGAAGTTAGGAAATTTTGAAGCTTTTGACCATTGAttctttcccctttttttttttgtttttgtttttgtttttggtttcaCTCTCTCTATTCCTAAATCTAAAACATGGATTAGGGGTTTTGATGAAGTGGTTATAGAGCAATTTGTTTCTTTTAGCTCATTTCTTTTTGGAGAATTTACTGGATTAAGTTCGATTTCTAAGTTTCAATTTTGGTATCGGCACACAAAATCATATTTTGAAGTGAAATAAGCATTTTCACGAGCTAAATCCCTAATTTTCCCTTccagtttccttttttttttttttttttgatcgaTTCATTGTCCCGAAATGAGGCTAATCGTACAAGTAATCGAAGCTCGTAATCTCCTAGCGATGGATTCGAACGGATTGAGCGATCCGTACGCGAAGCTACAGCTGGGGAAGCAGCGGTCGAAGACGAAGGTGATCAAGGAGAACCTAAACCCTACGTGGAACGAGGAGTTTAGCTTCCGCGTTGGGGATCTCAACGACGAGCTCACCATTTATGTGCTCGATGAGGACAAGTACTTCGCCGACGATTTCTTAGGGCAGGTCAAAGTGTCCTTGACCAAAGTGTTGGATGCGGATAACTTTTCTCTCGGCACGCAGTGGTATCAGCTCCATCCTAAGGGgaaaaagttaaagaacaaagattgtggtaagaaatatttttttttttttttatataagaaaaaaagatttttttttttttggttcttttgatgattggtattttGTTTTAGAGTTTAATTCAAGTTGTTCAATGCCACTGATGGTTAATAATAACGCCGACGTAGTTATGTTTTGTATGCATGAAATTAGTTGTAATGTTCGATTAGTTATACAGTTGTTGATCCATGTTTCTATTACTATTTAGGTATGATTTCTATATTGGTTCATTTTGCTCCATTGTGGGAGAATATGGAATCCATTTTCCTCAGTAATAGATGAAAACCAACACTGATTTTTTTACCTTTGTCCCATTTTGCtctgtaataaaaataaaaagaacaaacTTGTTCGTCCTGTCGCATATGATAGACAGAGTACTTCTCTCATTACGTAAACTCATGTCATAGCTAATCGGATAGATAATCTTGATATAATTGGCTTTTCTTTACAGGAGAAATTTGTCTCACGATTTCCTTGTCCCACAAAAGCGCTGAAGAATCACCAAAAGCGGCAAGCGTTATGCAACCTTTATCTGATGATCTTGCATCAAACTCGGACAGATCAGGGGAGTTGAAGACAGGGCTTCCGTTATCCAATGGTAACAAAGAACCATCTCCTTTACCGAGCGCTGATGAAACAGAATCTACCAAAGATGACAGGACAAATGGACCTTCATTGGTCGACCGAATATACCAAATTTTTGCCGGGAAAAATCAAGTAGAAGCTACATCGTCAGAAAAGGATTCTGAGTTATCTGAAGACCTTCGAGAAGCCTCAACAAATTTAGAGGTTTCTGAAATCCAAATTGATGATGCATATTTAAACCTCTCTTTTGAGGATTTACTAAAAACGTTCGAATCCAAACATCAAGAAACGGAAACACCTGAATCCTTACCAGGCGGAGTTGTGCTCGACCAATGTTATGCTGTTTCGCCGTTTGATCTGAATACACTTCTCTTTTCGCCGAGTTCAAACTTTTTACAATCACTTGCAGAGGTTCAAGGGTCTACTGGCCTGCAAATCGAACCTTGGAGACTCGAAAATGACGGTGAGATCCTTAAAAGAGTGATTAGCTACACCAAGGCCGCCACTAAATTAGTTAAGGCTGTTAAAGCTACAGAGGAGCAGACATACTTGAAGGCTGACGGGAAAACATATTGCATCTTGTTAAGTGTTAGTACTCCTGATGTACCTTTCGGTACTTCTTTTAGGACGGAGGTCCTCTTTTGCATAATTCCGGGGCCCGAGCTGCCCTCTGAAGAAAAATCTTCACGCCTTGTAATATCATGGCGCACAAATTTCTTACAAAGTACCATGATGAAGAGTATGATTGAAAATGGGACAAGGCAAGGAATGAAGGAGAACTATGCGCAGTTTGCTGAGTTGCTTTCTCAGAATGCCAAGCCACTTGATTTAAAGGACACTGGATCTAGTAAAGAAGAAATATTGGCTTCTTTGCAAACTGAGGAGGAGTCTGATTGGAAGCTGGCGGTTCGATTCTTTGGGAATTTTACTGTTGTATCCTCGGTATTTGTAGCCATTTATGTTTTTACTCATATCATGCTTGCAAAACCCAGTGTAGTTCAGGGGCTCGAGTTTCCGGGCCTGGACCTGCCGGACTCGATTGGGGAAGTTGTGGTTTGTGGGGTTTTGGTACTTCAAGGACAGCGTGTTTTAAATATGTTAGCACGCTTCATGCAGGCCAGGCAGCAAAGAGGTAGAATTTTGTCCTTTTTTCAATCATAACCTGTGATAGACTTTTGAGTCTTTTCAAACTCTTCATTTGATTATCTGGCGATATTATCGTAATGTTTAGGAAGTAACATGTAATATGTACAGGCAGTGATCATGGGATCAAAGCACAGGGGGATGGATGGTTATTAACTGTTGCCTTGATCGAGGGAGCCAGCCTAGCAGCAGTGGATTCAACCGGTTATTCTGATCCATATGTGGTGTTTACCTGCAATGGAAAAACAAAAACGAGTTCAATCAAGTTTCAAACTTTAGAACCTCAGTGGAATGGTaatgccctttttttttccctccctcACTTCTTCTGTATCAAGATTACACTAGCTCGAGGACCTCTGCAtcttttgaatatatttttttttccggcATGCGAGACCTATTGAGTTGATGGCCTTTATAACTAAGAATCCAAGATTATGACATTTTTAGCTTATATGAcatataattcaaaaaattacagtATGAACAGTATATTTTGATTGCCCTGAATTAAACTGACCAGAAAAATTAGCCAAGACATTCTGAAatgataattttgaatttatgatgTCAGTCTGTTGGTCTAGCACTCTAGCTTGACACATCACTTCACAGTATGCAATAGATTATGATGTTATGCATTAGAAATTTGATGTGTAGGCAAAAGCAATAGTTGTAAAAAATGAATTCATCATATTGCTGTACAGCTGTAGTAACAGAACGAATACTGGTGCCTGATTTTGAGTAAAAATGTGGTGGACGGAGCAGACCCTTTATTATTTGTTGGATTTATGTTGCTTGTACTATCTAACtcatttcattttaatttttgcagaaatttttgaatttgacgcCATGGATGATCCTCCATCAGTTATGGACATAGAGGTTTACGATTTTGATGGACCTTTTGATGATATTACCTCCCTTGGTCGTGCTGAAGTCAACTTCCTGAAGTCTAATTTATCCGAGCTGGCTGACATATGGATTCCCCTTCAAGGAAAGTTAGCTCAAGCTTGTCAATCTAAGTTGCACTTGAGAATCTTTCTAAACAACTCAAGAGGTACTCATGAAGTTGTCAAAGATTACCTTAACAAAATGGAGAAAGAGGTCGGAAAGAAGGTAAGTGCCTTTTCCCTATCATTCCATTGTGATATAATTGGAAGATTTGCTTAttgatttctatttctatttttcgaCAATTGAATGTGAAGATAACTGTGAGGTCGCCTCAGACAAATTCAGAATTCCAGAAGATTTTCAGTCTGCCTCCGGAGGAGTTTCTAATCAATGATTTCACTTGTCACTTGAAGCGCAAAATGCTTACACAGGTGCTTGTCCTCTTTCTCAGTGTGCGCTGCTTGTCTGGTCTTCATGCTCTGGTGCATGATAAGAAAGTGTAAATTATACAATTTCTTCATTCATTTTGTTGACATTAACTTTTGGTTCATTTGCTGGTCACTTGCTTGTCTGAGTTTACATCGATAGCAATTTCGAATGTTCTCTTAGTTGCATTTTGTGTATATTCTCTTGATTTGGTTCTTAGTTAAGTAGTGGAACAATGTAAATGAAACAATAAATGCTTACCACTCGTTGCCTCCGTGATTCCTTACTCCAAATTCCTTTTCACCTATCTAGAACCACAcagttttcttttgtttatggATTTTCATCAATTGCAATGCaataaagaattattatttttgaaatttc includes the following:
- the LOC109711701 gene encoding C2 and GRAM domain-containing protein At1g03370 isoform X1 — protein: MRLIVQVIEARNLLAMDSNGLSDPYAKLQLGKQRSKTKVIKENLNPTWNEEFSFRVGDLNDELTIYVLDEDKYFADDFLGQVKVSLTKVLDADNFSLGTQWYQLHPKGKKLKNKDCGEICLTISLSHKSAEESPKAASVMQPLSDDLASNSDRSGELKTGLPLSNGNKEPSPLPSADETESTKDDRTNGPSLVDRIYQIFAGKNQVEATSSEKDSELSEDLREASTNLEVSEIQIDDAYLNLSFEDLLKTFESKHQETETPESLPGGVVLDQCYAVSPFDLNTLLFSPSSNFLQSLAEVQGSTGLQIEPWRLENDGEILKRVISYTKAATKLVKAVKATEEQTYLKADGKTYCILLSVSTPDVPFGTSFRTEVLFCIIPGPELPSEEKSSRLVISWRTNFLQSTMMKSMIENGTRQGMKENYAQFAELLSQNAKPLDLKDTGSSKEEILASLQTEEESDWKLAVRFFGNFTVVSSVFVAIYVFTHIMLAKPSVVQGLEFPGLDLPDSIGEVVVCGVLVLQGQRVLNMLARFMQARQQRGSDHGIKAQGDGWLLTVALIEGASLAAVDSTGYSDPYVVFTCNGKTKTSSIKFQTLEPQWNEIFEFDAMDDPPSVMDIEVYDFDGPFDDITSLGRAEVNFLKSNLSELADIWIPLQGKLAQACQSKLHLRIFLNNSRGTHEVVKDYLNKMEKEVGKKITVRSPQTNSEFQKIFSLPPEEFLINDFTCHLKRKMLTQGRLFLSPRIVGFYSNLFGHRTKFFLLWDDIEDIQLIAPTLSSMGSPSLLIILRKGRGMDAKHGAKAIDHEGRLRFHFQSFVSYTVAHRTIMALWKARSLSPEQKVQLVEEESETKSLHTEDNGSFLGITEAKMSEVFSSTIPLNMNSLMEVFEGGSLEQRVMEKVGCIDYSVTPWESVKSDVFQRQVHYKFNKHLSSSGGEVTTTQQRSPLPDNRNGWVIEEVMALQGVLLGDYFNLQLRYQIDDLSPKTKACNVQVCLGIAWLKSTKHQKRITKNVMSNCSLRLTQMFSHAERELSPVK
- the LOC109711701 gene encoding C2 and GRAM domain-containing protein At1g03370 isoform X2, which encodes MRLIVQVIEARNLLAMDSNGLSDPYAKLQLGKQRSKTKVIKENLNPTWNEEFSFRVGDLNDELTIYVLDEDKYFADDFLGQVKVSLTKVLDADNFSLGTQWYQLHPKGKKLKNKDCGEICLTISLSHKSAEESPKAASVMQPLSDDLASNSDRSGELKTGLPLSNGNKEPSPLPSADETESTKDDRTNGPSLVDRIYQIFAGKNQVEATSSEKDSELSEDLREASTNLEVSEIQIDDAYLNLSFEDLLKTFESKHQETETPESLPGGVVLDQCYAVSPFDLNTLLFSPSSNFLQSLAEVQGSTGLQIEPWRLENDGEILKRVISYTKAATKLVKAVKATEEQTYLKADGKTYCILLSVSTPDVPFGTSFRTEVLFCIIPGPELPSEEKSSRLVISWRTNFLQSTMMKSMIENGTRQGMKENYAQFAELLSQNAKPLDLKDTGSSKEEILASLQTEEESDWKLAVRFFGNFTVVSSVFVAIYVFTHIMLAKPSVVQGLEFPGLDLPDSIGEVVVCGVLVLQGQRVLNMLARFMQARQQRGSDHGIKAQGDGWLLTVALIEGASLAAVDSTGYSDPYVVFTCNGKTKTSSIKFQTLEPQWNEIFEFDAMDDPPSVMDIEVYDFDGPFDDITSLGRAEVNFLKSNLSELADIWIPLQGKLAQACQSKLHLRIFLNNSRGTHEVVKDYLNKMEKEVGKKITVRSPQTNSEFQKIFSLPPEEFLINDFTCHLKRKMLTQGRLFLSPRIVGFYSNLFGHRTKFFLLWDDIEDIQLIAPTLSSMGSPSLLIILRKGRGMDAKHGAKAIDHEGRLRFHFQSFVSYTVAHRTIMALWKARSLSPEQKVQLVEEESETKSLHTEDNGSFLGITEAKMSEVFSSTIPLNMNSLMEVFEGGSLEQRVMEKVGCIDYSVTPWESVKSDVFQRQVHYKFNKHLSSSGGEVTTTQQRSPLPDNRNGWVIEEVMALQGVLLGDYFNMFSHAERELSPVK